One stretch of Lucilia cuprina isolate Lc7/37 chromosome 6, ASM2204524v1, whole genome shotgun sequence DNA includes these proteins:
- the LOC111684714 gene encoding uncharacterized protein LOC111684714 — protein MTIILTVVRQVEAGMGEVLDSVDMACHEEIQVSEDELYTFYENYRKKPKEAIMCLLKCYMEKHNSWRNGTFDKNGAMEYLQSLPDLRYRQAAVEEIIHDCKGQIGSSECHTAYLIIVCMTEHEARLM, from the exons ATGACAATAATTTTAACAGTAGTACGGCAAGTCGag GCTGGTATGGGCGAGGTGCTTGACTCAGTGGATATGGCCTGCCATGAGGAAATCCAGGTCAGCGAGGATGAATTGTATACATTCTATGAAAATTATAGGAAAAAGCCCAAAGAAGCTATAAtgtgtttattaaaatgttatatggAAAAACATAATAGTTGGAGAAATGGCACCTTTGATAAAAATGGTGCAATGGAGTATCTACAAAGCTTGCCCGACTTAAGATATCGACAGGCTGCTGTAGAGGAGATTATACATGATTGTAAAGGCCAAATAGGTTCCTCAGAATGTCATACCGCCTATTTGATTATAGTATGTATGACCGAACATGAAGCTCGTTTGATGTAA